From Solidesulfovibrio carbinoliphilus subsp. oakridgensis, the proteins below share one genomic window:
- a CDS encoding thiamine pyrophosphate-binding protein, with the protein MRATRYLLSSLVAEGVDHVFLVPGGLVDPFLPDLAATPGLTPIVAAHESGAAAMADGYARASGRFGACLAIGGPGATNLATVAASARADASPVLFLTGQVPTDWEGRGGFQDSSAATFDDTALLSHVTAASLSVENPHLVHHHLRACLTRMLAGPKAPVHMSLPLDIQRADVAAPWEPLDESVYRPRFADRAAVERLWRILVPEGGGAAPVRVAILAGAGVEKSGATESLTAFAEQFEIPVATTLRAKGVFPEDHRLSLGVFGYAGHRPAIEALLSGQVEVLIVLGSGLSQRDTLFWDAKMLPSRALVQVDVDPTVVGRTFHTHVPVVGDCRAALALMMEPGSARIMRFRSGNESRAAWLGGIRQSGRTCYDPEQMTSEAVPLHPARVAAELRRALPREAAVVVDSGAHRAFFAHYFQAFGPRTYFTAANLGPMGWAIGAAIGVQAARPGRPVACVTGDGCMLMHGMEVATAARYGFPILYVVINNGALGNVWLRAVEDGPGAGALAELPGRDFAAFGRAMGARGLAVTRPEELAPAFAEGLAGNGPCVIDVRCDRTARTPVSPFAAAKKAWVDEE; encoded by the coding sequence ATGCGCGCCACACGCTATCTGCTGTCAAGCCTCGTTGCCGAGGGCGTGGACCATGTGTTCCTGGTGCCGGGCGGCCTGGTCGATCCCTTCCTGCCCGATCTGGCGGCCACCCCCGGCCTGACCCCGATCGTGGCCGCCCACGAGTCCGGCGCGGCCGCCATGGCCGACGGCTATGCCCGGGCCTCGGGGCGGTTCGGCGCCTGTCTGGCCATCGGCGGACCCGGGGCGACCAATCTCGCCACCGTGGCCGCCTCGGCCCGGGCCGACGCCTCGCCGGTCCTTTTCCTCACCGGCCAGGTGCCGACGGACTGGGAAGGGCGCGGCGGGTTCCAGGACTCTTCGGCCGCCACCTTCGACGACACGGCTCTTTTGTCCCATGTCACGGCCGCCTCCCTGTCCGTCGAAAACCCGCATCTCGTCCACCACCACCTGCGGGCCTGCCTGACCCGGATGCTGGCCGGCCCCAAGGCTCCGGTCCACATGAGCCTGCCGCTGGACATCCAGCGGGCCGACGTGGCCGCGCCGTGGGAGCCCCTCGACGAGTCGGTCTACCGACCCCGGTTCGCGGATAGGGCGGCGGTGGAGCGGTTGTGGCGCATCCTCGTGCCCGAGGGCGGCGGCGCGGCGCCGGTCCGGGTGGCCATCCTGGCCGGAGCCGGGGTGGAGAAGTCCGGGGCCACGGAGAGCCTGACCGCCTTTGCCGAGCAGTTCGAGATTCCGGTGGCCACCACCCTCCGGGCCAAGGGCGTTTTCCCGGAGGACCACCGGCTTTCGCTCGGCGTCTTCGGCTACGCCGGCCACCGACCGGCCATCGAGGCCCTGCTTTCGGGCCAGGTCGAGGTGCTGATCGTCCTCGGCAGCGGCCTGTCCCAGCGCGACACCCTCTTCTGGGACGCGAAGATGCTTCCCAGCCGGGCCCTGGTCCAGGTGGACGTGGACCCGACCGTCGTCGGCCGCACCTTCCACACCCACGTGCCCGTTGTCGGCGACTGCCGGGCGGCCCTGGCCCTCATGATGGAGCCCGGCTCGGCCCGGATCATGCGGTTTCGGTCCGGCAACGAATCACGGGCCGCCTGGCTGGGCGGCATCCGCCAGTCCGGCCGGACCTGCTACGACCCCGAGCAGATGACGAGCGAGGCCGTGCCGCTCCACCCTGCCCGGGTGGCGGCCGAACTGCGCCGGGCCTTGCCGCGCGAGGCGGCCGTGGTGGTCGACTCCGGGGCGCACCGAGCCTTTTTCGCCCATTATTTCCAGGCGTTCGGTCCGCGAACCTATTTCACGGCCGCCAACCTCGGCCCCATGGGCTGGGCCATCGGGGCGGCCATCGGCGTCCAGGCGGCCCGTCCCGGCCGGCCCGTCGCCTGCGTCACCGGCGACGGGTGCATGCTCATGCACGGCATGGAAGTGGCCACCGCCGCCCGCTACGGCTTTCCCATCCTCTACGTGGTGATCAACAACGGCGCCCTTGGCAACGTCTGGCTGCGGGCGGTAGAGGACGGGCCCGGGGCCGGGGCCCTGGCCGAGCTGCCGGGCCGCGACTTCGCGGCCTTCGGCCGGGCCATGGGCGCCCGGGGCCTCGCCGTCACCCGCCCGGAAGAGCTGGCCCCGGCCTTTGCCGAGGGACTGGCCGGCAACGGGCCGTGCGTGATCGACGTCCGCTGCGACCGCACGGCCAGGACGCCGGTGTCGCCCTTCGCGGCGGCGAAAAAGGCCTGGGTGGACGAGGAATAG
- a CDS encoding CheR family methyltransferase — protein sequence MSATRDSADTHPSLEDGPRPETRPASSWPVVGLGASAGGIEALKALLAELPATFEAALAVLNHVPRDRPSHLREVLAAFTGLAVAEVSGDTPPARGTVYVASPRHDLALENGRLRPVDQETEVPHRNIDRFFGDLADTFGPRAIGVILSGAGSDGLSGAARIARAGGLVLVQDPAEALHGGMPQSVIEAGLAAAVLPAAALGRQLVRLLSATAPGEPDDTEQGSFEEAVLALLRERTGCDLSGYRRATILRRIRKRMILAGCDTTEAYLAKLDRDPAECGELLRTLFIGVTAFFRDPEAFEALRTLALPRIFRDRSPGDCVRIWVIGCSTGEEAYSVAMLVNEYIESTRTHCGVKVFATDIDPAAVAAARRGWYARGDRPNLSAERLGKYFKTDGHGHTVRPGLRERLVVVRHNLLGDPPFLHMDLVVCRNLLIYLTPDLQERALTLLHEALGPGGHLFLGPAESVSTHGTRLECVDQRWKIFRSAGKPPRQSQPPFPVARPPRFPEDGRPADPALPAAGPAAVLAEALRRRYAHPAVLVDRNFHVLHLCGDTSPYLRMPNGEPSLNILKLADPELRHHLRLALQGALAKGAPTAIPALRPAAAPDGPVTLAVDPVLGDDGRVLSLLVVFEPAAASPAGAGPPLAALSESGAIQRYEAELQAAHDRLREVMEHDEALHEELRASNEELLSMNEELQSASEEMEASREELQALNEELSAKVEELSKANGFVENLLRCTNLATIFVDRGQRVMRATPAALDIFHLAVEDAGRPLDAIKARVEDPHLAGDIERVLGGQNVVEREVTGPEGRCYVKRVFPFRDGQAEAEGAVLTYADVTALKAAEGVLLRSNEELEALVAIRTRELELARQESEARAAELEAVMRQTPAAIWITRDTEARTVIGNPAGHRMLRMEPAPPFSMAMPGDGPTCRASKEGRELTFEQRAMYRAARGESVTDEEIDLVYPDGSGRTIFGSAVPLRNAREEVTGAVGVFLDVTEQKRIEAALRQSQAKLEAALASMADAVFISDAEGRFIHVNDAFATFHKFRNKEECARTFAQYPGILDVFLPDGTLAPVDQWAVPRALRGETATNDEYTLRRKDTGETWVGSYAFAPIRDGDGAIVGSVVVGRDITERKKAEHELLLKEGELREAQRIAHLGSWHWDAATDATTASPELYAIYGLDPAQPFPDFRQQRGTLYPEAGWERINAAVGQSIATGVGYELDVKAFCHGEPIWITTRCEVVRDMAGKISGLRGTVQDITERKLQEQVLTFLATCGHHRDGLDFFQSLARYLAEILRMDFVCIDRLEGDGLTARTLAVYFDGHFEDNLSYALADTPCGEVVGKTVCCYPRNVRGLFPDDAVLADMAAESYVGITLWDAAGRPSGLIAVIGRHALKDSRLAESILQMVGGRAGSELERLYAAEALLLAKETAENASRTKSEFLANMSHEIRTPLNGVLGMLQLMTTTPLDTEQKEYVLAAIQSSKRLTRLLSDILDLSRIEAGRLVIQEGEFTLAPLRTSVLELFFVAAKDKGLSLDFTLDPALPPRLVGDEARLRQILFNLVGNALKFTEKGSVTVAAVPLGATDAVPARVLFTVTDTGIGIPPDRLRDIFEPFVQAEGTYTRRFQGAGLGLSIVKKLVGLMGGSLEIDTAPGQGTTCYLSLPFRRTGGAPARPAEAGNRPRSQARERLRILFVEDDAVNQMTGKRMLEKLGHAVVAADDGREAVDCFLRQEFDLIFMDIQMPRMDGVEATRAIRNAGAPGRRTDLPIIALTAYAMTSDREKFLAAGLDDYVAKPVELHMLEEAIGRAMAGRAVRLARPDAEKA from the coding sequence ATGAGCGCCACCCGGGATTCCGCCGACACACACCCTTCTCTTGAGGATGGCCCGCGCCCGGAAACGCGCCCAGCCTCGTCCTGGCCGGTGGTGGGCCTGGGGGCCTCGGCCGGCGGCATCGAGGCCCTCAAGGCCTTGCTGGCCGAACTGCCGGCCACCTTCGAGGCCGCCCTGGCCGTCCTCAACCATGTGCCCCGGGACCGGCCAAGCCACCTTCGCGAAGTGCTGGCCGCCTTCACCGGACTGGCCGTGGCCGAGGTGTCCGGGGACACGCCGCCCGCCCGGGGCACGGTCTACGTCGCGTCCCCCCGCCACGACCTGGCCCTCGAGAACGGCCGGCTGCGGCCCGTGGACCAGGAGACCGAGGTCCCGCACCGCAACATCGACCGGTTTTTCGGCGATCTGGCCGACACGTTCGGGCCCCGGGCCATCGGCGTCATCCTGTCCGGCGCAGGCTCGGACGGGCTTTCCGGCGCGGCCCGGATCGCCCGGGCCGGCGGGCTGGTCCTGGTCCAGGACCCGGCCGAAGCCCTGCACGGCGGCATGCCCCAAAGCGTGATCGAGGCCGGCCTGGCCGCGGCCGTGCTGCCGGCCGCGGCCCTTGGCCGCCAGCTCGTGCGCCTCCTTTCCGCCACGGCCCCGGGCGAACCGGACGACACGGAACAGGGCTCCTTCGAAGAGGCGGTGCTGGCCCTTTTGCGGGAGCGGACCGGCTGCGACCTGTCGGGCTACCGCCGCGCCACCATCCTGCGCCGCATCCGCAAACGGATGATCCTGGCCGGCTGCGACACCACCGAGGCTTACCTCGCCAAACTGGACAGGGATCCGGCGGAATGCGGGGAGCTCCTGCGGACCCTTTTCATCGGCGTGACCGCCTTTTTCCGCGATCCCGAAGCCTTCGAGGCCTTGCGGACCCTGGCCCTGCCGCGCATCTTTCGCGACCGCAGCCCCGGCGACTGCGTCCGGATCTGGGTCATCGGCTGTTCCACCGGGGAAGAGGCCTATTCCGTGGCCATGCTCGTCAATGAGTATATCGAGTCGACCAGGACGCACTGCGGCGTCAAAGTCTTCGCCACGGACATCGATCCGGCCGCCGTGGCCGCCGCCCGCAGGGGCTGGTACGCCCGGGGGGACCGGCCAAACCTCTCCGCCGAACGGCTGGGGAAGTATTTCAAGACCGACGGCCACGGCCATACCGTGCGTCCGGGCCTGCGGGAGCGGCTGGTGGTGGTGCGACACAACCTGCTTGGGGACCCCCCTTTCCTGCACATGGACCTGGTGGTCTGCCGCAATCTGCTCATCTATCTCACCCCGGACCTCCAGGAACGGGCCCTCACCCTGCTTCACGAGGCCCTTGGCCCGGGCGGACACCTCTTCCTCGGGCCGGCCGAATCCGTCAGCACCCACGGCACCCGGCTTGAATGCGTGGACCAGCGGTGGAAGATCTTTCGCAGTGCCGGCAAGCCCCCGCGCCAAAGCCAGCCGCCCTTTCCCGTCGCCCGCCCCCCCCGGTTTCCGGAAGACGGCCGGCCGGCGGACCCGGCCCTGCCGGCCGCCGGTCCGGCGGCCGTCCTGGCCGAGGCCCTGCGCCGCCGCTACGCCCACCCGGCCGTGCTGGTGGACCGGAATTTCCATGTCCTGCACCTGTGCGGGGACACCAGTCCCTACCTGCGGATGCCAAACGGCGAACCGAGCCTCAACATCCTGAAGCTCGCCGACCCGGAACTGCGCCACCACCTGCGCCTGGCCCTGCAAGGGGCCCTGGCCAAGGGCGCGCCGACCGCCATCCCCGCCTTGCGCCCCGCCGCCGCTCCCGACGGTCCCGTCACCTTGGCCGTGGACCCGGTCCTTGGCGACGACGGCCGGGTATTAAGCCTGCTCGTGGTCTTCGAGCCGGCCGCCGCCTCCCCGGCGGGGGCCGGCCCGCCCCTGGCCGCCCTGTCCGAAAGCGGGGCGATCCAGCGCTACGAGGCCGAGCTGCAGGCGGCCCACGACCGGCTGCGCGAAGTGATGGAGCACGACGAAGCCCTGCACGAGGAACTGCGGGCCTCCAACGAGGAGCTCCTCAGCATGAACGAGGAGCTCCAGTCGGCAAGCGAGGAGATGGAGGCCTCCCGGGAGGAGTTGCAAGCCTTAAACGAGGAACTGTCCGCCAAGGTGGAGGAATTGTCCAAGGCCAACGGCTTCGTGGAAAACCTCCTGCGCTGCACCAATCTGGCCACGATCTTCGTGGACCGCGGGCAGCGGGTGATGCGGGCCACGCCGGCGGCCCTCGACATCTTCCACCTGGCCGTGGAGGACGCCGGCCGGCCCCTTGACGCCATCAAGGCCCGGGTCGAGGATCCCCACCTGGCCGGGGACATCGAGCGGGTCCTTGGGGGACAAAACGTGGTGGAGCGCGAGGTGACCGGCCCGGAGGGCCGCTGCTACGTCAAACGGGTTTTCCCCTTCCGCGACGGCCAGGCCGAGGCGGAGGGCGCGGTGCTCACCTATGCCGACGTGACCGCGCTCAAAGCCGCCGAAGGCGTGCTGCTCCGCAGCAACGAGGAACTCGAGGCCCTGGTCGCCATCCGCACCCGGGAGCTGGAACTGGCCCGCCAGGAGTCGGAGGCCCGGGCCGCCGAGCTCGAGGCAGTCATGCGCCAGACCCCTGCCGCCATCTGGATCACCCGTGACACCGAGGCCCGCACCGTCATCGGCAACCCGGCCGGCCACCGGATGCTGCGGATGGAGCCGGCCCCCCCCTTTTCCATGGCCATGCCCGGCGACGGGCCCACCTGCCGGGCCAGCAAGGAGGGGCGCGAACTGACCTTTGAGCAACGGGCCATGTACCGGGCCGCCCGGGGCGAGAGCGTCACGGACGAGGAAATCGACCTGGTCTACCCGGACGGCTCCGGCCGGACCATTTTCGGCAGCGCCGTGCCCCTGCGAAACGCCCGGGAGGAAGTGACCGGCGCGGTCGGAGTGTTCCTGGACGTGACCGAGCAGAAGCGGATCGAAGCCGCGCTTCGCCAGAGTCAGGCGAAGCTCGAGGCCGCCCTGGCCAGCATGGCCGACGCGGTCTTCATTTCCGACGCCGAGGGCCGGTTCATCCACGTCAACGACGCCTTCGCCACCTTCCACAAGTTCAGGAACAAGGAGGAGTGCGCCAGGACGTTTGCCCAATACCCAGGCATCCTGGACGTCTTCCTGCCCGACGGGACGCTTGCGCCCGTGGACCAGTGGGCGGTCCCCCGGGCCCTTCGAGGCGAGACGGCCACCAACGACGAATACACCCTGCGGCGCAAGGACACCGGCGAAACCTGGGTCGGCAGCTACGCCTTCGCCCCCATCCGGGACGGGGACGGGGCCATCGTCGGTTCGGTGGTGGTTGGCCGCGACATCACGGAGCGCAAAAAGGCCGAACACGAACTCCTGCTCAAGGAGGGCGAGCTGCGCGAAGCCCAGCGCATCGCCCACCTCGGCAGCTGGCACTGGGACGCGGCCACGGACGCCACGACCGCTTCGCCGGAGCTCTACGCCATCTACGGGCTCGACCCGGCCCAGCCCTTCCCGGATTTCCGCCAGCAGCGCGGCACCCTCTATCCCGAGGCCGGCTGGGAGCGGATCAACGCGGCCGTCGGGCAGTCCATCGCCACCGGCGTCGGCTACGAGCTCGACGTGAAGGCCTTTTGCCATGGCGAGCCGATCTGGATCACCACCCGCTGCGAGGTGGTGCGGGACATGGCCGGCAAGATTTCGGGCCTGCGGGGCACGGTCCAGGACATCACCGAACGAAAGCTCCAGGAGCAGGTCCTGACCTTCCTCGCCACCTGCGGCCACCACCGGGACGGGCTGGATTTCTTCCAGTCCCTGGCCCGGTACCTGGCCGAAATCCTGCGCATGGACTTCGTGTGCATCGACCGCCTGGAAGGGGACGGCCTGACCGCCCGCACCCTGGCCGTCTATTTCGACGGCCATTTCGAGGACAACCTCTCCTACGCCCTGGCCGACACGCCCTGCGGCGAAGTCGTCGGCAAAACCGTGTGCTGCTATCCCCGAAACGTGCGCGGCCTTTTCCCCGACGACGCCGTGCTCGCGGACATGGCCGCCGAAAGCTACGTGGGCATCACCCTGTGGGACGCAGCCGGACGCCCAAGCGGGCTCATTGCCGTCATCGGCCGCCATGCCCTCAAGGACTCCCGGCTGGCCGAATCGATCCTGCAGATGGTCGGCGGGCGGGCCGGCAGCGAACTGGAGCGCCTCTACGCCGCCGAAGCCCTGCTCCTGGCCAAGGAGACGGCCGAAAACGCCAGCCGGACAAAATCGGAGTTCCTGGCCAACATGAGCCACGAGATCCGCACGCCCTTAAACGGCGTGCTCGGCATGCTCCAGCTCATGACCACCACCCCCCTCGACACCGAGCAGAAGGAATACGTCCTGGCCGCGATCCAATCCTCCAAAAGGCTGACCCGGCTGCTCTCGGACATTCTCGACCTGTCCCGCATCGAGGCCGGCCGGCTGGTCATCCAGGAAGGGGAATTCACCCTGGCCCCGCTTCGGACCTCGGTGCTGGAGCTTTTCTTCGTGGCGGCCAAGGACAAGGGCCTTTCCCTCGACTTCACCCTCGACCCGGCCCTGCCGCCCCGGCTGGTCGGCGACGAGGCCAGGTTGCGCCAGATCCTTTTCAACCTGGTCGGCAATGCCCTGAAGTTCACGGAAAAGGGCTCGGTGACGGTCGCGGCCGTTCCCCTGGGCGCAACGGATGCCGTCCCGGCCCGGGTCCTTTTCACGGTCACGGACACCGGCATCGGCATCCCGCCCGACCGGCTGCGGGACATCTTCGAGCCCTTCGTCCAGGCCGAAGGGACCTACACCCGGCGGTTCCAGGGGGCTGGGCTCGGGCTCTCCATCGTCAAAAAGCTGGTCGGCCTCATGGGCGGCTCCCTCGAGATCGACACCGCGCCCGGCCAAGGCACGACCTGCTACCTGTCCCTGCCCTTTCGCCGGACGGGCGGCGCGCCCGCCCGGCCGGCCGAGGCCGGGAACCGGCCGCGTTCCCAGGCCCGGGAACGATTGCGGATCCTTTTCGTGGAGGACGACGCCGTCAACCAGATGACCGGGAAAAGGATGCTCGAAAAGCTCGGCCACGCGGTGGTGGCCGCGGACGATGGCCGGGAGGCGGTGGACTGTTTCCTCCGGCAGGAGTTCGACCTCATCTTCATGGACATCCAGATGCCCCGCATGGACGGGGTGGAGGCGACGCGGGCCATCCGAAACGCCGGCGCGCCCGGCCGCCGGACGGATCTTCCCATCATCGCCCTGACCGCCTACGCCATGACGAGCGACCGGGAAAAGTTCCTGGCCGCCGGCCTTGACGACTATGTCGCCAAGCCCGTCGAGCTCCACATGCTTGAGGAGGCCATCGGCCGGGCCATGGCCGGCCGCGCGGTCCGGCTTGCCCGGCCGGACGCAGAAAAGGCTTGA
- the murI gene encoding glutamate racemase, producing the protein MHCDASCPIGIFDSGVGGLTVARAVMDRLPHESIVYFGDTARVPYGVKSPDTVARYAAQITRFLLAKDVKLLIVACNTMAAVALPAITALSPVPVIEVIDAGARSALAATRTKRIGIIATPSTIASRAYERALTTLGGPGVHTASRACPLFVPLVEEGWLDHPATRLVAEEYLAPLLAYDLDTLILGCTHYPLLAPLLARVVGPGIRLQDSASAVAERAAALLAELGLGQADGRPGHAFHVTDMPLKFREIGERFLGRPMGDVRLEEL; encoded by the coding sequence GTGCACTGCGACGCTTCCTGCCCCATCGGCATCTTCGATTCCGGCGTCGGCGGCCTGACCGTGGCCCGCGCCGTCATGGACCGGCTGCCCCACGAATCCATCGTCTATTTCGGCGACACCGCCCGCGTTCCCTACGGCGTCAAGTCCCCGGACACCGTGGCCCGCTACGCGGCCCAGATCACGCGCTTCCTTTTGGCCAAGGACGTCAAGCTCCTGATCGTGGCCTGCAACACCATGGCCGCCGTGGCCCTGCCGGCCATCACCGCCCTGTCGCCGGTCCCGGTCATCGAGGTCATCGACGCCGGGGCCAGAAGCGCCCTGGCCGCCACGCGCACCAAACGGATCGGCATCATCGCCACGCCCTCGACCATTGCCAGCCGCGCCTACGAACGGGCGCTTACGACCCTTGGCGGCCCCGGGGTGCACACGGCCTCCCGGGCCTGTCCGCTCTTCGTCCCCCTGGTCGAGGAAGGCTGGCTCGACCACCCGGCGACCCGCCTCGTGGCCGAGGAATACCTGGCTCCGCTCCTCGCCTATGACCTCGACACCCTGATTCTCGGCTGCACCCACTATCCCCTCCTGGCCCCGCTGCTGGCCCGGGTGGTCGGCCCGGGCATCCGGCTCCAGGACTCGGCCTCGGCCGTGGCCGAACGCGCCGCCGCCCTCCTGGCCGAACTGGGGCTCGGGCAGGCGGACGGCAGGCCGGGCCACGCCTTTCACGTCACGGACATGCCGCTTAAATTCCGGGAGATCGGCGAACGGTTTCTCGGCCGTCCCATGGGCGACGTCCGGCTGGAAGAGCTGTAG
- a CDS encoding tetratricopeptide repeat protein, giving the protein MSRFSPVLPAFLALGVALAGCQKQPPSPAAVAPVPPSAAERLEAGKQAVAGGDCGRAQSDLAEAVRLAPQSAEAHLYLGLCAARAQEPERAEREFGLAAAADARDPRPLEALGIFRYGRGDREGARRALSEAVDRGSKSAQVFYYRGNLAMFARDCREALADYRRAMALSPSFGPAAAEYKAARLACARAETPAPAPAPKPPAPKPAVPKPAPKPADGSAPAGHETPPGTTGPAAPAAPGGTAPAPASKPGSKPASTPDAKPSPVAKPAPAPASEPAPEARAEPAATAAPTPGQP; this is encoded by the coding sequence ATGTCCCGATTTTCCCCGGTCCTGCCCGCTTTTTTGGCCCTGGGCGTCGCCTTGGCCGGCTGCCAGAAGCAGCCGCCCTCGCCGGCGGCCGTGGCCCCGGTCCCCCCCTCGGCGGCCGAACGCCTGGAGGCCGGCAAGCAGGCGGTGGCCGGCGGCGACTGCGGCCGGGCCCAGTCCGACCTGGCCGAGGCGGTCCGGCTGGCTCCGCAATCGGCCGAGGCCCATCTGTACCTGGGGTTGTGCGCGGCCCGGGCCCAGGAGCCGGAGCGGGCCGAGCGGGAGTTCGGGCTGGCCGCGGCCGCCGACGCCAGGGACCCGAGGCCGCTTGAGGCCCTGGGAATCTTCCGCTACGGCCGGGGCGACCGGGAAGGGGCGCGGCGCGCCCTGTCCGAGGCCGTGGACCGGGGGTCCAAGAGCGCCCAGGTCTTCTATTACCGGGGCAATCTGGCCATGTTCGCCCGGGATTGCCGGGAGGCCCTGGCCGACTACCGCCGGGCCATGGCCCTTTCCCCGTCCTTCGGGCCGGCCGCGGCCGAATACAAGGCCGCCCGCCTGGCCTGCGCCCGGGCAGAAACGCCGGCCCCGGCCCCGGCTCCGAAACCGCCGGCGCCCAAGCCGGCCGTGCCCAAACCCGCGCCCAAGCCGGCGGACGGGTCCGCCCCGGCCGGCCACGAGACCCCGCCGGGGACGACCGGGCCGGCCGCGCCCGCCGCGCCGGGCGGAACCGCCCCCGCGCCGGCGTCCAAACCCGGGTCCAAGCCGGCGTCCACGCCGGACGCCAAACCCTCGCCGGTTGCCAAGCCCGCGCCGGCGCCGGCGTCCGAGCCCGCGCCCGAGGCCAGGGCCGAGCCGGCCGCCACGGCCGCGCCGACGCCGGGACAACCCTGA